From one Stieleria sp. JC731 genomic stretch:
- the lpxB gene encoding lipid-A-disaccharide synthase, giving the protein MSKTIFFSVGEPSGDEHAAHLIEAMRERQPDICVRGFGGREMRNVGCQIDLDLTEHAVVGILEVLPKLREFFRFVDQAEAIFASGQIDAVVLVDFPGFNWHIAKRAKKYGIPVYYYCPPQLWAWASWRIRKMKATVDHVLAVLPIEQEFFSRHQIPTTFVGHPFFDAVDRAELDSQTVQSIKRSAGESPTVAVLPGSRTAEVNGNWPVMLQAIAELSQWHPETRFAVAAYRDKHFQFCKSEYDRFVESTGRHLPIDFYQGATSEIVDQSRCAMMVSGSVSLELMARRTPAVVMYRVGRFLYAFGRCVVKVDSVTLPNLMPDSGSRSRPFPELISVGNPRPAVRFLVDQIGRLLSDNTLLEERRQQLDRLCDRYAQTGASNRAAEKLLELLGESDSNATIVKRVA; this is encoded by the coding sequence ATGAGCAAAACCATCTTTTTCTCCGTCGGTGAACCCAGCGGTGACGAGCATGCGGCCCACTTGATCGAGGCGATGCGTGAGCGTCAGCCGGACATTTGTGTGCGCGGGTTCGGCGGTCGAGAAATGCGAAATGTCGGCTGTCAGATTGACTTGGATTTAACCGAGCACGCCGTCGTTGGCATCTTAGAGGTGCTGCCGAAGCTCCGCGAATTCTTTCGCTTTGTCGATCAAGCCGAAGCGATCTTCGCCAGCGGCCAAATCGATGCGGTCGTGTTGGTGGACTTTCCAGGATTCAATTGGCACATCGCCAAACGGGCAAAGAAATACGGCATCCCGGTTTATTACTACTGCCCGCCTCAGCTATGGGCCTGGGCATCCTGGCGGATTCGAAAGATGAAAGCCACCGTCGACCACGTGCTGGCGGTGCTTCCGATCGAACAAGAGTTTTTCTCGCGTCATCAAATCCCAACGACCTTCGTCGGGCATCCATTTTTTGATGCTGTCGATCGAGCCGAATTGGATTCGCAAACGGTTCAATCGATCAAGCGATCCGCCGGAGAATCGCCAACAGTGGCGGTGTTGCCAGGTTCGCGCACAGCCGAAGTGAACGGCAATTGGCCGGTGATGCTGCAGGCGATCGCAGAATTGAGCCAGTGGCATCCGGAAACTCGGTTTGCCGTCGCGGCGTACCGTGACAAACACTTCCAATTTTGTAAAAGCGAATACGATCGATTTGTCGAATCGACTGGACGTCACTTGCCAATCGATTTCTATCAAGGAGCCACCAGCGAAATCGTCGATCAGTCACGTTGTGCGATGATGGTTAGTGGCTCGGTCAGTTTAGAACTGATGGCCCGTCGTACTCCGGCGGTTGTGATGTATCGAGTGGGGCGATTCCTTTACGCCTTCGGACGCTGCGTTGTCAAAGTCGATAGCGTCACGTTGCCGAACTTGATGCCCGATTCGGGTAGCCGATCTCGACCGTTTCCGGAGCTGATCAGCGTGGGCAATCCTCGCCCAGCGGTTCGATTCCTTGTCGATCAAATCGGCCGACTGCTTTCTGACAACACTTTACTGGAAGAACGGCGGCAGCAGCTCGATCGTCTCTGCGACCGGTACGCTCAAACCGGGGCCAGCAACCGAGCAGCGGAAAAGTTGCTGGAACTTCTTGGCGAGTCGGATTCCAACGCCACGATCGTAAAACGGGTGGCGTAG
- a CDS encoding DNA-methyltransferase, translating into MTTSTLTANQVHQGDCIEKLSQLENGSVDLVFADPPFNIGYSYDVYDDQRASQDYLDFCSSWIGEVHRVLKDDGSFWLAIGDEYAAELKVLSQQLGFHCRSWVIWYYTFGVNCVRGFSRSHTHIFYFVKDRDKFTFNGDNPMVRVPSARQLVYADARANAKGRLPDNTWILRPQDSPPMGFSPSHDTWYYARVAGTFKEREGFHGCQMPEQLLGRIIRVSSNPGDLVLDPFGGSGTTLAVAKKLGRQFMGFELSEEYVQRINERLDGCKVGDALDGPVDPVKSAPTTKKGKQRTEFKNGRPVIPMNKAIARTVANAFEDASPYGRDVCAEDVLLDPERVSVFVDYCKKEKLLGDARTWLEYLLELSRDKALPDAVQFKADSLKEIDAISDAAEIAFQMLSVDYALSIDALMCSPDAADEFDRTASLFAESGSPIEFRRAIWSLHQTVTAGKHTRQVKKLAGSFLESESPEAQSIESFLEQYDETMIAGVYAISDAESVLYVGQSSDVVAHVRRTQTCEGWQRFQPTEVQFWPIKKRQDALIHRSLLVTWLRPWLNAHFMHQPIATKLF; encoded by the coding sequence GTGACGACTTCGACGCTTACCGCGAACCAGGTTCATCAAGGCGACTGCATTGAAAAGCTGAGCCAATTGGAAAACGGCAGCGTCGATCTAGTGTTCGCCGACCCGCCTTTCAATATCGGGTACAGCTACGACGTCTATGACGATCAGCGAGCCAGCCAGGACTATCTTGATTTTTGTAGTTCCTGGATCGGCGAAGTCCATCGGGTGTTAAAAGATGATGGATCGTTCTGGTTAGCGATCGGCGATGAGTATGCTGCCGAGCTAAAAGTCCTGTCGCAACAACTGGGCTTTCATTGTCGCTCTTGGGTTATCTGGTATTACACCTTCGGTGTGAATTGCGTCCGCGGATTCAGTCGTTCCCACACCCACATCTTTTATTTCGTCAAAGACCGCGACAAGTTCACGTTTAATGGCGACAACCCGATGGTGCGTGTCCCATCGGCGAGGCAATTGGTTTATGCCGACGCACGAGCGAACGCGAAGGGACGACTGCCGGATAACACCTGGATCCTACGTCCACAAGACTCGCCTCCGATGGGTTTCAGTCCGTCCCATGACACTTGGTACTACGCCCGAGTCGCGGGGACGTTCAAAGAACGCGAAGGCTTTCATGGCTGTCAAATGCCGGAACAATTGCTGGGCAGAATCATTCGCGTTTCCAGTAATCCGGGCGATCTCGTTTTGGATCCCTTCGGTGGCAGCGGAACAACGCTAGCCGTCGCAAAAAAGCTCGGTCGGCAGTTCATGGGATTTGAACTGTCCGAAGAATACGTCCAGCGAATCAATGAACGGCTTGATGGATGCAAAGTCGGCGACGCCCTAGACGGTCCGGTCGATCCGGTGAAAAGTGCGCCGACGACGAAGAAAGGAAAACAGCGAACGGAGTTCAAAAACGGTCGGCCGGTGATACCGATGAACAAAGCCATCGCCCGAACAGTCGCCAATGCTTTTGAGGACGCGTCACCCTACGGCCGCGACGTCTGTGCCGAAGATGTCTTGCTCGATCCGGAACGCGTCTCGGTGTTCGTTGATTACTGCAAGAAGGAAAAACTGCTCGGCGATGCCCGGACTTGGCTTGAGTATCTGCTTGAGCTTTCAAGGGATAAAGCTTTGCCCGATGCGGTTCAGTTCAAAGCCGATTCGCTGAAAGAGATTGACGCGATTAGTGACGCCGCAGAAATCGCTTTCCAAATGTTGTCGGTGGATTATGCGCTATCGATCGACGCATTGATGTGTTCCCCAGACGCAGCCGATGAATTTGATCGAACCGCATCCTTATTCGCCGAATCAGGTTCGCCGATCGAGTTTCGTCGTGCGATCTGGAGCTTGCACCAAACGGTGACCGCAGGGAAACACACTCGCCAAGTGAAGAAACTGGCGGGTAGCTTTTTGGAGTCCGAATCCCCAGAAGCACAGTCGATTGAAAGTTTTCTTGAGCAGTATGACGAAACGATGATTGCCGGCGTCTATGCAATCAGTGACGCCGAGTCCGTGTTGTATGTTGGTCAATCGAGTGACGTCGTGGCTCATGTACGGCGAACACAGACGTGCGAAGGATGGCAGCGTTTTCAACCCACGGAAGTGCAGTTCTGGCCAATCAAGAAACGACAAGATGCGTTGATCCATCGAAGCTTGTTAGTGACTTGGTTGCGTCCTTGGTTAAATGCCCACTTCATGCATCAACCGATCGCCACCAAACTTTTCTGA
- a CDS encoding NIPSNAP family protein encodes MNKFIRFIALAAITAGGFVATATNGFADVYELRIYKTNEGKLDALNARFRDHTMRLFEKHGIQSMGYWVPTDKVDSQNTLIYVIKHASRDAAKESWKNFLADPEWKKAAAESGVGSLAERPQSTYMELTDYSPNYENAEGDDDDVFELRIYKAAEGKLGKLDARFRDHTIDLFAKHGIKNVAYWHPTDSPENEDTLIYIIEHESTDAAKQSWSAFGSDPQWKKAAAESGVGRLAERPTSIYMTATDYSPIK; translated from the coding sequence ATGAACAAATTCATTCGCTTCATCGCACTCGCAGCCATCACCGCTGGCGGTTTCGTCGCAACTGCCACGAATGGCTTTGCCGACGTTTACGAACTGCGGATCTACAAAACAAACGAAGGCAAACTCGATGCGTTGAACGCTCGGTTTCGTGACCACACCATGCGACTGTTCGAAAAGCATGGCATCCAATCGATGGGATACTGGGTACCGACCGATAAAGTCGACTCGCAAAACACGTTGATCTATGTGATCAAACACGCGAGCCGAGATGCGGCTAAAGAGTCATGGAAAAACTTCCTAGCGGATCCAGAATGGAAGAAAGCCGCTGCGGAATCCGGCGTCGGTTCGTTGGCAGAACGCCCGCAGTCAACCTACATGGAATTGACCGACTATTCACCCAACTACGAAAACGCGGAAGGCGATGACGACGATGTTTTCGAACTGCGGATCTACAAAGCCGCCGAAGGAAAACTCGGAAAGCTTGATGCGCGTTTCCGCGATCACACGATCGACCTGTTTGCTAAACATGGCATCAAGAACGTTGCCTATTGGCACCCCACCGATTCGCCCGAAAACGAAGACACGTTGATCTACATCATCGAACACGAAAGCACCGATGCCGCAAAGCAATCTTGGAGTGCGTTCGGTTCGGATCCGCAGTGGAAGAAAGCTGCTGCGGAGTCTGGTGTAGGTAGACTGGCCGAACGCCCAACGTCGATTTACATGACGGCGACGGACTACTCACCGATCAAGTAG
- a CDS encoding Gfo/Idh/MocA family oxidoreductase produces MENQPSRRNFLKTSTTAAAGVTLASTIARSAHAQGSDEIKIGLIGCGGRGTGATVNMFETKGNVKLVAVADAFDSKASGVVNTLKSRNRGKYASKVDVPAEQIFSGLDAYKKVIESDCDVVIIATPPGFKPQQFEAAVNAGKHIFMEKPVASDATGVRRVLASVEESKKKNLMVGIGLQRRHEAQYLETVGRIHDGAIGDLIALRVYWNGGGIWYRNRSADQTEMGFQCNNWYHFNWLSGDQICEQHIHNLDVGCWLKGEYPVECNGMGGRGLREGGDASKSQIFDHTFCEYTFADGTKMFSQGRHLSGGWNHVAEYAHGTKGTANVSGSSITNADGEWRFNGQRQQGHQQEQHDLIEALMRGDIYNEGEYGAMSTFTAILGREACYSGKVIKWDELLEKGRELAPGIDEYTLDTTPPTAPGPDGNYPVPVPGKYDPFA; encoded by the coding sequence ATGGAAAACCAGCCTAGCCGTAGAAACTTCTTGAAAACCTCGACCACCGCTGCTGCCGGGGTCACGCTTGCCAGCACCATCGCACGTTCAGCTCACGCCCAAGGCAGCGACGAAATCAAGATTGGTCTGATCGGTTGCGGCGGCCGTGGCACCGGTGCGACGGTCAATATGTTCGAGACCAAAGGTAACGTCAAACTGGTCGCCGTGGCAGACGCGTTCGACAGCAAGGCATCCGGTGTCGTCAACACTCTTAAGTCGCGCAACCGCGGCAAGTACGCTTCCAAGGTTGACGTTCCTGCAGAGCAAATTTTCAGCGGATTGGATGCCTACAAAAAGGTAATCGAGTCCGACTGCGACGTCGTCATCATCGCGACACCTCCTGGGTTCAAACCACAACAGTTTGAAGCGGCTGTTAACGCCGGAAAACACATCTTCATGGAAAAGCCTGTCGCATCGGACGCCACCGGTGTTCGACGTGTTTTGGCAAGCGTTGAAGAATCCAAGAAAAAGAACTTGATGGTCGGCATCGGTCTGCAACGCCGCCACGAAGCACAATACTTGGAAACCGTTGGACGTATTCACGATGGCGCGATCGGTGACTTGATCGCCCTTCGTGTTTATTGGAACGGTGGTGGTATCTGGTATCGCAACCGCAGTGCCGACCAAACCGAAATGGGTTTCCAGTGCAACAACTGGTACCACTTCAATTGGCTTTCGGGTGACCAGATTTGCGAACAACACATCCACAACCTGGATGTCGGCTGCTGGTTGAAAGGCGAATACCCAGTCGAATGTAACGGCATGGGTGGTCGTGGTCTGCGTGAAGGTGGCGATGCCTCAAAGAGCCAAATCTTTGACCACACGTTCTGTGAATACACCTTCGCTGATGGCACCAAAATGTTCAGCCAAGGTCGTCACTTGAGTGGCGGTTGGAACCACGTCGCCGAATACGCGCACGGAACCAAGGGTACCGCCAACGTTTCCGGTTCATCGATCACCAACGCCGATGGCGAGTGGCGATTCAACGGTCAGCGTCAGCAAGGTCACCAACAAGAGCAACACGATCTGATCGAAGCTCTGATGCGTGGCGACATCTACAACGAAGGCGAATACGGTGCGATGTCGACCTTCACCGCAATCCTTGGCCGTGAAGCGTGCTACAGCGGAAAGGTCATCAAGTGGGATGAACTGCTAGAAAAAGGACGCGAATTGGCTCCTGGTATCGATGAATACACCCTCGACACCACCCCGCCAACCGCTCCCGGACCGGACGGAAACTACCCCGTCCCAGTCCCAGGAAAGTACGATCCATTCGCATAA
- a CDS encoding choice-of-anchor D domain-containing protein, which produces MSHTRNRCRLSRSKSRRSIVESLESRRLLAASLGPASDGADFETDPRIISMFYGPLQPGRAVPPIQAIAPLIEEPETQPDGLPADEGEAGSPSGVAPFDLDQTFLLHSRPDSNFTIYLDFDGHVTVGTSWNSGYGIDEIVHPNYWGGTGSNFSNSQLELIQEIWQVVAEDFAPFDVNITTEEPTDLDDLRYNGSSDTRWGSRVVMTKQSFADCGCGGHAYLGAFDDPQDEPAIVYNSGLNAGSETVSHEVGHQLGLHHDGNGSNTYYRGHGSGDTGWGPIMGAPFSKLTTQWSQGEYYDADRTTEDDLAVITGSSNFPYVDDDYSDSQTGATAVLERNTTSIEAFGIIETSDDVDWLKFNTGGGDVSLSVDVTGYKPNLDVWAGLFDSDGNFIVDANPQTQLSASFGTINLDAGEYFIKIEGGPRDSTYDPVLDQLVEPSPPPYTVSGPLGYSDYGSLGQYRVQGTIVDPGTPTLAISAGSSAYREGQSATITLTTSDASDGTFVVEIVPTRQSHPSNPAPDSSESDDFGIATTQTVNVVGGTGTLTIPILDDSLVERTETFRVLITDSAGMVVSNRFVDINILESKTEFSIVAIDSVTPEGDFDSENSHRFEIRRTGRIDTPQIVTWQRQLTGSNPAQASDFTTPDSGTFEFAIDQTSATLQVDLSGDIVIEADEDYAIELAVTNGESYLISPIQASAEGTIIDDESVISFTSSAQFRVRQLSFSGANFDHFAIDNFAISGTAINDDFDPDIDNVNWDSILSATAESTFPNSSGNALLFGGGNERSATTVPTSPPLGSQIQFDIIFSDGSQPGLNATENGEDAVVEYSLNGLDWIEIQRRDESEFTVWTPVTVDVPAEASFEPTMFVEGNTGTTTASMVITRLGYLDKAIDVGWAITPTGGNPVDAADFGGTLPAGTVNFAAGEATATVDFDITGDFSIEPDETFNLTVVSNSGGPISNASLPGSITNDDVAGPEINILGSNGETIFSGDSTPSLEDGTQFALLDVDSDPIIQTMAIENTGLTDLHVGSILIEGADANSFEISQLPPSTIAPGSSAAFSIAFNPTTGGQKDATIVINNDDPSESQYNFAVRGLATDLKVEEVLINDGSDARSQIESITVRFNQLVSHELVNRAFQVRLVSDQQSYQFPSVASTDVNGKTEARLTFPTAGQQPTSGSTWTDGFYELRIIASSVVSVTQVPYPMATDRYFGTADGEVNPADRFFRLFGDINGDGEINTIDSRQFRESLLTVESDENFNSQFDFDTDGDVDRLDYSVFRQQLFRSL; this is translated from the coding sequence ATGAGCCACACCCGCAATCGCTGTCGATTGAGTCGCAGTAAATCTCGTCGTTCAATCGTTGAGTCGCTGGAATCACGACGTTTGTTGGCCGCCAGTTTGGGGCCAGCATCCGATGGCGCGGATTTTGAAACCGACCCGCGAATCATCAGCATGTTCTACGGTCCGCTTCAACCCGGACGTGCGGTCCCACCGATTCAAGCGATTGCCCCATTAATCGAAGAACCGGAAACACAACCCGATGGCTTGCCGGCCGATGAAGGCGAAGCGGGCTCGCCAAGTGGTGTCGCTCCGTTTGATCTCGATCAAACCTTTCTATTGCATAGCCGTCCGGATTCGAATTTCACCATCTATCTGGACTTCGATGGCCATGTCACCGTCGGGACGTCATGGAACAGTGGCTATGGAATCGATGAAATTGTCCATCCGAACTATTGGGGCGGCACCGGCAGTAACTTTTCGAATTCGCAGCTCGAATTGATTCAAGAGATTTGGCAAGTCGTTGCCGAAGACTTTGCGCCCTTTGATGTAAACATCACAACCGAAGAGCCAACCGACCTGGATGATCTTCGTTACAACGGATCGAGTGACACGCGTTGGGGAAGCCGCGTTGTCATGACCAAGCAATCATTTGCCGACTGCGGTTGTGGTGGTCACGCTTACTTAGGTGCTTTTGACGACCCGCAGGACGAACCGGCAATCGTCTACAACAGCGGGTTGAACGCGGGCAGCGAAACCGTCAGTCATGAAGTCGGCCACCAACTGGGACTTCATCACGATGGCAACGGATCGAACACCTACTATCGCGGTCACGGATCCGGGGACACGGGATGGGGACCGATCATGGGTGCCCCGTTCAGTAAACTGACAACGCAGTGGAGTCAGGGGGAATACTACGACGCCGACCGAACAACTGAAGATGACTTGGCTGTCATCACCGGCAGCAGCAATTTCCCCTACGTCGATGATGACTATTCCGATAGCCAAACCGGTGCGACGGCAGTGCTGGAACGCAACACGACCTCGATCGAAGCGTTTGGAATCATTGAAACCAGTGACGATGTTGATTGGCTGAAATTCAATACCGGTGGCGGCGATGTTTCTTTGTCGGTGGATGTCACCGGCTATAAACCCAACCTGGATGTTTGGGCAGGGCTCTTCGATTCCGATGGCAACTTCATCGTCGACGCCAATCCACAAACACAGCTGTCCGCTTCGTTCGGAACGATCAACCTGGATGCGGGCGAGTACTTTATCAAGATCGAAGGCGGACCACGCGATTCGACATACGATCCTGTTCTGGATCAACTGGTCGAACCGTCTCCGCCGCCATACACCGTCTCCGGTCCGCTAGGTTACAGCGACTATGGCAGCTTAGGTCAGTACCGTGTTCAAGGCACGATCGTCGATCCGGGCACACCGACCCTCGCGATCTCGGCCGGATCATCAGCCTATCGTGAAGGCCAATCGGCCACGATCACGCTGACAACGAGTGATGCAAGCGACGGAACTTTTGTTGTCGAAATCGTTCCGACAAGACAAAGTCATCCCAGTAACCCGGCTCCCGATTCAAGTGAAAGCGATGATTTCGGTATCGCCACGACACAGACCGTGAACGTTGTCGGAGGGACTGGAACGCTCACGATTCCGATTCTTGATGACAGCTTGGTGGAAAGGACGGAAACGTTTCGTGTCTTGATCACCGACTCCGCCGGGATGGTCGTTTCGAACCGCTTTGTCGATATCAACATTTTGGAATCTAAAACAGAGTTTTCAATCGTCGCGATCGATAGCGTTACACCCGAAGGTGACTTTGACTCCGAAAACTCGCATCGTTTTGAGATCCGTCGAACCGGACGAATCGATACGCCGCAGATAGTTACATGGCAGCGACAATTGACCGGATCCAACCCGGCTCAAGCAAGTGACTTCACTACACCCGACAGCGGCACGTTCGAATTCGCTATCGATCAGACCAGTGCAACGCTGCAAGTCGACTTGTCTGGTGACATTGTTATCGAAGCGGACGAAGACTATGCCATCGAATTGGCTGTGACGAATGGCGAATCGTATTTAATCTCTCCGATCCAAGCATCAGCTGAAGGGACCATCATTGATGACGAATCGGTGATTTCGTTTACGTCAAGCGCTCAGTTTCGTGTCCGTCAACTGAGTTTCAGCGGTGCAAATTTTGATCACTTCGCAATTGATAACTTCGCTATCTCAGGCACAGCGATCAATGATGACTTTGATCCAGACATCGATAACGTGAACTGGGATTCGATCCTATCCGCTACCGCTGAAAGTACATTTCCCAACAGCAGTGGTAACGCGCTGCTATTCGGTGGAGGAAACGAACGGTCGGCAACAACGGTTCCCACGTCACCACCGCTGGGGTCTCAGATTCAGTTTGACATCATCTTTTCCGATGGAAGCCAACCGGGATTGAACGCAACCGAAAACGGCGAAGACGCCGTCGTTGAATATTCACTTAATGGTTTGGATTGGATCGAGATCCAACGTCGTGACGAAAGTGAATTCACTGTTTGGACGCCAGTCACTGTCGATGTCCCTGCAGAAGCCAGTTTTGAACCGACCATGTTTGTCGAAGGAAACACCGGGACCACCACCGCATCAATGGTGATCACTCGGCTGGGCTATTTGGATAAAGCGATCGATGTCGGCTGGGCGATCACACCAACCGGCGGAAACCCTGTTGATGCTGCTGACTTCGGCGGAACTTTACCTGCGGGCACTGTCAATTTCGCTGCCGGGGAAGCTACCGCAACGGTTGATTTTGACATCACAGGTGACTTTTCGATTGAACCCGATGAGACATTTAACCTGACGGTCGTATCAAATTCTGGTGGTCCGATTTCCAACGCTTCATTGCCGGGTTCGATTACCAACGACGACGTCGCTGGTCCGGAGATCAATATCTTAGGATCCAACGGCGAAACGATTTTCAGTGGTGATTCAACCCCATCACTCGAAGACGGAACCCAGTTCGCACTTTTGGATGTCGATAGCGATCCAATCATCCAAACGATGGCGATCGAAAATACAGGGCTGACAGATCTACATGTCGGTTCGATCTTGATCGAAGGCGCCGATGCGAATTCATTCGAGATTTCACAATTGCCTCCTTCGACAATTGCCCCCGGATCCTCGGCTGCATTCTCGATCGCGTTCAATCCAACCACGGGCGGCCAAAAGGACGCGACCATCGTTATCAACAACGATGACCCTAGCGAATCACAGTACAACTTCGCCGTTCGCGGACTTGCGACCGATCTAAAAGTCGAAGAAGTGTTAATCAATGATGGCTCTGACGCGCGAAGCCAAATCGAATCGATCACTGTCCGATTCAACCAATTGGTTTCACATGAACTAGTCAATCGCGCATTTCAAGTCCGCCTGGTTTCCGATCAGCAGTCCTACCAGTTCCCATCCGTCGCATCGACCGATGTGAACGGCAAGACAGAAGCTCGGCTCACATTCCCGACAGCAGGTCAGCAACCCACATCGGGCTCAACGTGGACCGATGGATTCTACGAACTACGAATCATCGCCAGTTCGGTTGTTTCGGTCACACAAGTCCCTTATCCGATGGCAACGGATCGATACTTCGGAACGGCAGATGGCGAGGTCAATCCGGCTGACCGATTCTTTAGGCTCTTTGGCGACATCAACGGTGACGGCGAGATCAATACGATCGATTCGCGACAATTTCGCGAATCACTGCTGACCGTTGAATCGGATGAGAACTTTAATTCTCAATTCGATTTCGATACCGACGGCGACGTCGACCGCCTTGATTACTCCGTATTTCGCCAGCAGCTATTCCGATCGCTTTAG
- a CDS encoding putative sugar nucleotidyl transferase: protein MKWICFEDQFVSQLQPITYARPAYAITCASYKLIDWLRELPGEIRVSVRQYLSTLEKLDGGLESPTDDSVKSGDVILVNARIVPRVQTLRQLEKLAKSDACGVIRCPESGVVLIAKLGPSETSKIGTIKESSAAKADNKVASPFKKPARRSTDELVKLSGESTISQLLTIADDLKELDGGFTADQFPTFNWPHEVVAWHMKEMPDAMTYRLEKGNYSETEDGVFVAEGVSIGKYAVVDTSEGPILLDDRVSVGPFCYLSGPVYAGVGTRVIEHAALKDGVALGHTVKIGGEVEASVIEPYTNKQHHGFLGHSYLGSWINLGAGTCNSDLKNTYGKINIEYGGEKVATGMQFLGCIMGDYSKTAINTSIFTGKVIGVCSMLYGFATSNVPSYVNHARLFGQQSLLPAEVMVNTQKRMFARRKVEQRDCDIQLIQDMYQLSAIERDGGDQYGF from the coding sequence ATGAAGTGGATCTGTTTCGAAGACCAATTTGTCAGCCAACTGCAGCCGATCACCTATGCGCGGCCCGCGTATGCGATCACCTGTGCAAGTTACAAGTTGATCGATTGGTTGCGTGAGCTTCCAGGCGAGATCCGTGTCTCAGTCCGGCAGTATTTATCAACGCTGGAAAAGCTAGATGGAGGCTTGGAATCGCCAACGGATGACTCGGTCAAATCTGGCGACGTGATCTTGGTCAATGCTCGGATCGTTCCTCGTGTGCAGACCTTGCGACAGCTGGAAAAGCTTGCGAAGTCAGACGCCTGCGGTGTGATTCGCTGTCCAGAATCCGGTGTCGTCTTGATCGCGAAACTCGGCCCATCAGAAACGTCAAAGATTGGTACGATCAAAGAATCATCAGCTGCGAAAGCTGACAACAAAGTCGCTTCACCGTTTAAGAAACCGGCGCGACGATCGACTGATGAATTGGTGAAGCTCAGCGGTGAGTCCACGATATCGCAACTGTTGACGATTGCCGATGATTTGAAAGAGCTTGATGGTGGATTTACGGCGGATCAATTTCCGACGTTCAATTGGCCACACGAAGTCGTCGCTTGGCATATGAAAGAAATGCCGGACGCGATGACGTATCGGCTGGAAAAAGGCAACTACAGCGAGACAGAAGATGGCGTCTTCGTCGCCGAAGGAGTCTCGATCGGAAAGTACGCGGTCGTCGATACCAGTGAAGGACCAATCCTGCTGGATGATCGCGTCAGCGTCGGCCCATTTTGTTACCTATCTGGTCCGGTCTATGCCGGCGTAGGGACTCGCGTGATCGAACATGCGGCACTGAAAGACGGTGTCGCTTTGGGGCATACAGTGAAGATCGGTGGTGAAGTCGAAGCTTCGGTGATCGAACCCTACACCAATAAACAACACCACGGATTCCTGGGGCATAGCTACCTGGGCAGTTGGATCAACCTGGGTGCTGGGACTTGTAATAGCGACCTTAAAAACACCTATGGCAAAATTAACATCGAGTACGGCGGTGAGAAGGTCGCGACCGGCATGCAGTTTCTAGGCTGCATCATGGGCGACTACAGCAAGACTGCAATCAACACCAGCATCTTTACAGGAAAGGTGATCGGGGTTTGCAGCATGCTGTATGGCTTTGCGACATCCAATGTCCCCAGCTATGTGAACCACGCCCGCCTCTTTGGTCAGCAATCGCTGTTGCCAGCCGAAGTGATGGTGAACACTCAAAAGCGAATGTTCGCTCGACGAAAGGTGGAACAAAGAGACTGTGATATTCAGTTGATTCAAGACATGTACCAACTGTCCGCCATCGAACGTGATGGCGGTGATCAATACGGCTTCTAA